Proteins encoded in a region of the Clostridiaceae bacterium genome:
- a CDS encoding aminotransferase class V-fold PLP-dependent enzyme produces the protein MEYPNGLAFSDNVLKEVQDKFLYVNKDKFLGERIYFDNAGGSFRLKSVEDCFVSLDSIPDCPERTHRMALYLNEIIKKGEEDVRIILNAPESGSIIYSLTASQVMFQMTGTIAENIPGTNIVTSVLEHPSAFDAAAYYAKKTGRELRIANVNKSTGGIDPDTIAGHIDKNTVLLSIMYASNITGVIFDIKKIVEMARSVNPDIYIIIDCVQHMPHGLIDLSELHVDGINFAPYKFFGCRGSGIGYVSERAARLTHHKLFGKDENVWTLGTPAPAQYAAVTAIVDYVCWLGGKYINSTDRRKLFEEGMTRIKLQERWLMYHMLEGLDDVKGLRHLKNVRVFFDNEDITKRDFILSIGFDNIDYTQAVREYEKRSIIVCDRLISSIYSERMLKALNIKGTIRVSPLHCNSLEDIYKFLVATKEIASI, from the coding sequence ATGGAGTATCCAAATGGCCTTGCTTTTTCTGACAATGTGCTAAAAGAGGTGCAAGATAAATTTTTATATGTTAACAAGGATAAATTTTTAGGTGAAAGGATTTATTTTGATAATGCGGGTGGTTCTTTCCGCTTAAAGAGTGTTGAAGACTGTTTCGTCTCACTTGACTCTATTCCGGACTGTCCTGAGCGCACACACAGGATGGCGCTGTATCTTAATGAAATAATAAAAAAAGGTGAAGAAGATGTTCGAATTATTTTAAACGCTCCCGAAAGCGGAAGCATTATTTACTCCCTGACAGCATCACAGGTTATGTTTCAGATGACAGGTACTATTGCAGAAAATATTCCTGGTACAAATATTGTTACCTCAGTGCTTGAACATCCTTCTGCCTTTGATGCGGCTGCCTATTATGCCAAAAAAACAGGAAGGGAACTAAGAATTGCGAATGTCAATAAATCAACAGGCGGAATAGATCCTGATACTATCGCAGGCCATATAGATAAAAATACTGTCCTTTTAAGTATTATGTATGCATCAAATATTACCGGTGTAATTTTTGATATTAAAAAAATAGTGGAAATGGCTCGTTCAGTAAATCCTGATATATATATAATCATTGATTGTGTTCAACACATGCCGCATGGTTTAATTGACCTTTCTGAATTGCATGTAGACGGAATAAACTTTGCGCCTTATAAGTTTTTCGGCTGCAGAGGTTCAGGTATTGGATATGTTTCCGAGAGAGCAGCAAGACTTACACACCATAAACTTTTTGGGAAAGATGAAAATGTATGGACTTTGGGAACCCCTGCGCCGGCGCAATATGCAGCTGTTACTGCTATTGTTGACTATGTGTGCTGGCTCGGGGGAAAGTATATTAATAGCACAGACCGGAGAAAACTGTTTGAAGAAGGAATGACAAGAATAAAACTACAAGAACGTTGGCTCATGTACCATATGCTTGAGGGTTTGGATGATGTTAAAGGCCTTCGGCACCTTAAAAATGTCCGTGTTTTCTTTGATAATGAGGATATCACAAAGCGCGACTTCATATTATCCATAGGCTTTGACAATATTGACTATACACAAGCGGTTAGAGAATATGAAAAGCGCAGCATTATCGTATGTGACAGGCTGATAAGCAGTATTTACTCTGAGCGAATGCTGAAAGCATTAAATATAAAAGGCACAATAAGAGTTTCTCCGCTTCACTGCAACTCGCTTGAGGACATTTATAAGTTTTTGGTGGCGACAAAAGAAATCGCCTCTATATAA
- a CDS encoding 4Fe-4S binding protein: protein MAISYIYPEYEVVRNYDRCIACRVCERQCANCVHEYLADSNKMVADDSKCVNCHRCVALCPTRALKIVKTNHTFKENANWSGKSINEIYKQAESGGVLLSSMGNPENYPVYFDKIVLNASQVTNPSIDPLREPMETRVFLGAKPDKIERDEKGRIRNNLSPHITLSMPIMFSAMSYGSLSYNAHESLARAAVKLGILYNTGEGGLHEDFYKYGKNTIVQVASGRFGVHKKYLNSSAAIEIKMGQGAKPGIGGHLPGAKIVGDISKTRMIPEGTDAISPAPHHDIYSIEDLRQLVYSLKEATGYTKPIIVKIAAVHNVSAIASGIARSGADIIAIDGFRGGTGAAPTRIRDHVGIPIELALASVDKRLRDEGIRNNVSIVVGGSIRSSADVVKAVALGADCVYIGTAALIAMGCHLCRSCHTGKCNWGIATQREDLVKRLNPNIGYKRLVNLLTAWQHEIKEMMGGMGINSIESLKGNRLMLRGVGLNEKELEILGIKHAGE from the coding sequence ATGGCTATTAGTTATATATATCCTGAGTATGAAGTAGTAAGAAATTATGATCGTTGTATTGCCTGCCGTGTATGTGAGCGACAATGTGCAAACTGTGTACACGAATACCTGGCTGACAGCAATAAGATGGTAGCTGATGACTCAAAATGTGTAAATTGTCATCGGTGTGTTGCTCTTTGCCCTACAAGGGCTTTAAAAATAGTTAAAACCAATCATACATTTAAAGAAAATGCAAACTGGAGCGGAAAAAGTATAAATGAAATATACAAGCAGGCAGAAAGCGGAGGAGTCTTATTATCCAGCATGGGAAATCCTGAAAATTATCCTGTATATTTTGATAAAATAGTTCTTAATGCATCTCAGGTTACCAATCCTTCTATTGACCCGTTGAGAGAACCAATGGAAACCAGGGTATTTTTAGGGGCAAAACCTGATAAGATTGAAAGAGATGAAAAAGGCAGAATAAGAAATAATTTATCACCTCATATTACACTTTCCATGCCGATTATGTTTTCAGCAATGAGCTATGGATCTCTTAGCTATAATGCGCACGAAAGTTTAGCGAGAGCTGCTGTCAAGCTGGGAATCCTCTACAATACCGGAGAAGGCGGACTTCATGAAGACTTTTATAAGTATGGGAAAAACACAATTGTTCAAGTGGCTTCAGGACGTTTTGGAGTTCATAAGAAATATCTAAATAGCAGCGCAGCTATTGAGATTAAGATGGGACAGGGTGCTAAGCCTGGTATAGGCGGTCATCTTCCCGGAGCAAAGATTGTGGGTGATATTTCTAAAACCAGGATGATTCCTGAAGGTACAGATGCAATTTCTCCAGCTCCTCATCACGATATTTATTCTATTGAGGATCTTCGGCAGTTGGTATATTCACTAAAAGAGGCTACCGGTTATACGAAGCCGATTATTGTTAAAATTGCTGCTGTTCACAATGTTTCTGCCATAGCCAGCGGAATAGCACGCAGTGGTGCTGATATTATCGCTATTGATGGTTTCCGCGGCGGAACAGGTGCTGCGCCAACACGCATACGTGACCACGTAGGAATTCCTATTGAATTAGCGCTGGCCAGTGTTGATAAGCGGTTGCGTGACGAGGGAATCCGAAATAACGTGTCTATTGTTGTTGGTGGAAGTATTCGTTCCAGCGCTGATGTTGTAAAAGCGGTAGCGCTTGGTGCAGACTGTGTTTATATTGGAACTGCCGCATTAATTGCTATGGGTTGTCATTTGTGCCGAAGCTGTCATACCGGCAAATGCAACTGGGGTATTGCTACACAAAGAGAGGATTTGGTAAAACGCTTAAATCCGAATATAGGTTATAAGAGGCTTGTTAACCTGTTAACTGCATGGCAGCATGAAATCAAGGAAATGATGGGTGGAATGGGTATCAATTCCATTGAAAGTTTAAAAGGCAACCGTCTGATGCTACGCGGTGTAGGTTTAAACGAAAAAGAGCTTGAAATATTAGGTATTAAACATGCAGGAGAATAG
- a CDS encoding glutamate synthase, which yields MNLRAHELGYRKLNEIVRGTNEDIVINDCYGQRFIGCGASSKTIIINGTPGNALGAYLDGALIIVNGNAQDAVGDTMNDGKIIINGNAGDTLGYGMRGGKIFVKGNAGYRTGIHMKEYKDKKPVIVIGGTTGSFLGEYLAGGLIIVLGLNSEDCPVGNFIGVGMHGGEIIIRSSKQPENLPKQVCMNIANDSDIDKIKDILIEFSGIFNISLEEILGKTFYKLTPNAKSPYKQLYTEN from the coding sequence GTGAACTTGCGAGCTCATGAACTAGGATACCGTAAGCTTAATGAAATAGTTCGCGGTACAAATGAGGATATTGTTATCAATGATTGTTATGGTCAACGTTTTATTGGTTGCGGAGCTTCTTCTAAAACCATTATTATTAACGGTACCCCGGGCAACGCACTTGGCGCGTATCTGGATGGTGCACTAATAATAGTAAACGGAAATGCGCAGGATGCTGTTGGCGACACTATGAATGACGGAAAAATAATTATTAACGGGAATGCGGGAGATACCTTGGGCTACGGGATGCGTGGAGGGAAAATATTTGTAAAAGGCAATGCAGGTTACCGCACAGGTATACACATGAAAGAATATAAGGATAAAAAGCCTGTTATTGTAATAGGCGGAACAACAGGGAGTTTTTTAGGTGAATATCTTGCAGGAGGCCTTATTATAGTTTTGGGACTGAATTCTGAAGATTGTCCGGTTGGAAATTTTATTGGAGTAGGTATGCACGGAGGAGAAATAATTATAAGGAGCAGCAAACAGCCGGAAAATTTGCCCAAACAAGTATGCATGAATATTGCAAATGACTCGGACATAGATAAAATAAAAGATATCTTAATAGAATTTTCGGGTATATTTAATATATCTTTGGAAGAAATACTTGGAAAGACATTCTACAAACTTACACCTAATGCCAAAAGCCCATATAAGCAGCTATACACAGAGAACTGA
- a CDS encoding NAD(P)/FAD-dependent oxidoreductase: protein MKYVIIGNSIAAVGAVEAIRKNDKHGEIVIAGNENHHVYSRPLISYLLMGKTDEEKMKYRNDNFYKDNNCELKLNKTAVKIDIQQKQVVFDDGDCESYDKLLIAVGSSPFVPPVRGLDKVKNKFTFTALDDAKALEKVLNENSSPASDPKKVLIVGAGLIGLKCAEGISKKNVQILCVDLAPKVLSSILDDEGAEIVKKHLEDHHIKFCLKQQIAEFEENYAVLGDNTKVPFDVLVMAAGVRPNISLVKDIGGKTNRGILIDDRCRTSIPDIYAAGDCCESMDVSTGESKIMALLPNAYMQAECAGMNMSGVDYSYNKYIPMNAIGLFGKHIITAGTYSGDVYFETDGDNYKKLFYSDNKLNGYILIGNVEKAGIYTSLIREKTPLDSLDFELICKKPGLMAFSRETRAKKLGGVSSELASS from the coding sequence TTGAAGTATGTGATTATTGGCAACTCAATAGCTGCTGTTGGCGCAGTGGAAGCCATACGAAAAAATGACAAACATGGTGAAATAGTAATTGCAGGTAATGAAAATCACCATGTGTATTCAAGACCTTTGATTTCTTACTTATTGATGGGTAAAACAGATGAAGAAAAAATGAAATATAGGAATGATAACTTTTACAAAGATAATAACTGTGAGTTAAAATTAAATAAAACTGCTGTAAAAATTGACATTCAGCAAAAACAAGTCGTTTTTGATGATGGCGATTGTGAAAGTTATGACAAGCTATTGATCGCTGTCGGATCTTCTCCATTCGTTCCTCCTGTCCGGGGACTGGATAAGGTTAAAAATAAATTTACTTTTACGGCACTGGATGATGCAAAAGCACTGGAGAAGGTGCTGAATGAGAATTCAAGTCCTGCCTCAGATCCGAAGAAGGTATTGATTGTTGGAGCAGGCCTTATAGGTCTAAAGTGCGCCGAAGGAATTAGCAAAAAAAATGTGCAAATCCTATGTGTGGACTTAGCTCCTAAGGTGCTTTCAAGTATTTTGGATGACGAAGGCGCAGAAATAGTGAAAAAGCACTTAGAAGATCATCATATTAAGTTCTGCCTGAAACAGCAGATAGCAGAATTTGAAGAAAATTATGCGGTTCTTGGTGATAATACGAAAGTTCCATTCGATGTACTTGTAATGGCTGCAGGGGTAAGACCGAATATTTCTTTAGTGAAGGATATTGGAGGTAAAACAAACAGAGGTATTTTAATTGATGATAGATGCAGGACTTCTATTCCTGATATTTATGCAGCAGGTGATTGTTGTGAAAGTATGGATGTTTCAACCGGGGAATCAAAGATAATGGCGCTGCTTCCTAATGCCTACATGCAGGCTGAATGTGCGGGAATGAATATGTCAGGAGTTGATTATTCGTATAATAAGTACATTCCAATGAATGCAATTGGTTTGTTTGGGAAACACATCATAACCGCAGGAACTTATTCAGGAGATGTTTATTTTGAAACTGACGGAGATAACTATAAAAAACTATTCTATTCAGACAATAAATTAAATGGATATATCTTGATTGGGAATGTTGAAAAGGCAGGTATATACACTTCCCTTATAAGAGAAAAAACTCCTCTTGATTCGTTGGATTTTGAGCTTATTTGTAAAAAGCCCGGCCTTATGGCTTTTAGTAGGGAAACACGGGCTAAAAAGCTAGGAGGTGTTAGTAGTGAACTTGCGAGCTCATGA
- a CDS encoding ANTAR domain-containing protein, producing MDSALIISYSEKSVTYLAEILAEASVTNITTASNAGEARRILIEKDFDLCIINAPLPDEFGESLACNIAAKESSQVILIVKSELYDEISDRVEDYGVITIAKPINKSLLWNAIKIASAAHKKIKTIEDEKKKLIQKIEDIRIIDRAKCILISHLSITEPEAHRYIEKQAMDMRMTRRKIAEEILKIYEN from the coding sequence ATGGACAGTGCGCTTATAATATCTTATTCGGAGAAAAGTGTCACTTATTTGGCTGAAATTCTGGCAGAGGCTTCTGTGACAAATATTACCACAGCTTCCAATGCTGGTGAAGCAAGACGGATTTTGATAGAAAAGGACTTTGACTTATGTATTATAAATGCTCCTCTTCCTGATGAGTTTGGAGAAAGTCTTGCCTGCAATATAGCTGCAAAAGAATCCAGCCAGGTGATTTTAATTGTAAAGTCTGAATTGTACGATGAAATTTCAGATAGAGTAGAGGATTATGGGGTAATTACCATAGCAAAACCCATTAACAAATCCTTATTATGGAATGCAATAAAGATAGCTTCGGCAGCCCATAAGAAAATTAAAACCATAGAAGATGAAAAGAAAAAGCTGATTCAAAAAATTGAAGATATAAGAATCATTGACAGAGCCAAATGCATTCTAATTTCCCATCTTTCCATAACAGAACCGGAAGCACACAGATATATTGAAAAGCAGGCTATGGATATGAGGATGACAAGAAGAAAAATAGCTGAGGAGATATTAAAAATATATGAAAACTGA
- a CDS encoding 4Fe-4S dicluster domain-containing protein: MKRVYVNEKWCLGCHLCEYYCAFASTNEKDMARALKDVIIKPRIKVEEMNGISFAVSCRHCNDPLCVKGCITGALSKDNGVVTINKDKCIGCYTCILSCPYGAVSPSEDGAVLKCELCIQTSSGSPQCVQGCPNGAIVFEERGE; this comes from the coding sequence TTGAAACGCGTATACGTAAATGAAAAATGGTGTCTGGGATGTCACTTATGCGAATATTATTGTGCTTTTGCTTCAACCAATGAGAAAGATATGGCCAGAGCATTAAAAGATGTAATAATAAAGCCCAGAATAAAGGTTGAAGAAATGAATGGAATTAGTTTTGCAGTTTCATGCCGTCATTGTAATGATCCCCTTTGTGTTAAAGGTTGTATAACAGGTGCCCTGTCCAAAGATAACGGGGTTGTCACAATAAACAAAGATAAATGTATTGGCTGTTATACCTGTATATTGAGTTGCCCTTATGGTGCCGTTTCTCCTTCAGAGGACGGAGCAGTACTTAAGTGTGAACTTTGTATACAAACAAGCAGTGGTTCACCGCAATGTGTTCAAGGATGTCCAAACGGAGCAATTGTATTTGAAGAAAGGGGTGAGTGA
- a CDS encoding glutamine amidotransferase family protein: MVREGMFRNISGCAISGIFSKSGKRFSGKCIIDSIAVMHERSNGLGGGFTAYGIYPEYKDYYAFHIFYDNKFAKKECEEFLEEHFDIINLSKIPTRKIPEITDEPLIWRYFVVPLPTKLADSQLDEKEFVVRCVFRINTSIEGAYVFSSGKNMGVFKAVGFPEDVGRFYRLEEYEGYCFIAHGRYPTNTPGWWGGAHPFSLLDYSVVHNGEISSYDANRRAIEMYGYKCTLQTDTEVITYIIDYLHRKKGLTLPEVCLVMAAPFWSTIESKPQEEREQLEFLRNAFESQLINGPFSIIVGFDGGIMALNDRLKLRSMVVGEKDDMVYIASEEAAIRIIQNDLDRVWAPKGGEGVIFTLEKKDLLPQ, from the coding sequence ATTGTGAGAGAAGGTATGTTTAGAAATATATCAGGATGCGCAATATCCGGTATTTTTTCAAAAAGTGGCAAACGATTTTCCGGAAAATGTATTATTGATTCCATAGCTGTAATGCATGAACGTTCCAACGGACTTGGGGGAGGATTTACAGCCTACGGCATTTATCCGGAGTATAAAGATTATTACGCTTTTCATATATTTTATGATAATAAATTTGCAAAAAAAGAATGCGAAGAATTTTTGGAGGAACATTTTGATATTATAAATCTTTCAAAAATTCCTACAAGAAAAATTCCGGAAATTACAGATGAGCCGCTGATCTGGAGGTACTTTGTAGTTCCGTTGCCCACAAAACTGGCAGACAGCCAGCTGGATGAAAAGGAGTTTGTAGTAAGGTGCGTATTCCGTATAAATACTTCTATTGAAGGTGCCTATGTCTTTTCTAGCGGGAAAAACATGGGTGTGTTTAAAGCTGTAGGATTTCCTGAAGATGTGGGACGATTTTATCGCCTTGAAGAATATGAGGGCTATTGCTTTATCGCCCACGGACGGTACCCAACAAATACGCCCGGTTGGTGGGGAGGAGCTCATCCTTTCTCATTGCTTGATTATTCAGTAGTACACAATGGAGAAATATCTTCTTATGATGCAAATCGCCGAGCAATTGAAATGTATGGGTACAAGTGCACTCTTCAGACCGATACCGAGGTAATTACCTATATTATAGACTACCTGCACAGAAAGAAGGGACTTACCCTCCCGGAAGTTTGCCTGGTAATGGCCGCACCGTTTTGGTCAACAATAGAGAGCAAACCACAAGAGGAACGGGAACAACTTGAATTTTTAAGAAATGCTTTCGAGTCTCAGTTGATTAACGGACCATTTTCTATCATCGTAGGTTTTGATGGTGGAATAATGGCGTTGAATGACAGATTGAAGCTTAGAAGCATGGTAGTTGGCGAAAAAGATGACATGGTATATATTGCCAGTGAAGAAGCCGCTATCAGAATAATACAGAATGATCTGGACAGAGTATGGGCGCCAAAAGGCGGCGAAGGAGTTATTTTTACTCTGGAGAAAAAGGATTTATTACCGCAATAG
- a CDS encoding glutamine synthetase — protein MTASVKEVLEFVRENDVKFIRLVFCDLLGSQKNISIMPDELPEAFEHGIPFDAHAIRGFTDITKSDLLLFPDPSTISVLPWRPQQGRVIRFYCSIKNPDGSMFWGDTRGILKSVVENVRQKGYSCMVGAECEFYLFKTDENGDPTTVPYDNGGYLDVYPLDKGENIRREICLCLEEMGIKPETSHHEQGPGQNEIDFKFSDALSCADNFITFKQVVKSIAARNGLFASFSPKPLPDKCGNGLHINLSLSQNGYNVFELVGKGNTNAAESFIAGVLEKTPEITLFLNPLPNSYERLGALEAPKYVSWSRGNRSQLVRIPTAKGERMRMELRSPDPSTNPYLAFALVISAGFYGIDNNLRLPESVNVDLYNADESITGRLTQLPQNMDEALRLVQKSDFVRSVLNAEIIDKFINLKTQEMKNYNLAFDKNKYFIDNYFKVI, from the coding sequence ATGACCGCAAGCGTAAAAGAGGTTTTGGAGTTTGTCAGAGAGAATGACGTAAAATTCATCCGCCTTGTTTTTTGCGATTTGTTGGGCAGTCAAAAAAATATATCTATTATGCCGGATGAACTGCCTGAAGCCTTTGAACATGGCATTCCCTTTGATGCTCATGCTATCAGAGGTTTTACAGATATAACAAAATCGGATCTACTTTTATTTCCTGACCCTTCTACCATATCAGTTTTACCCTGGCGCCCGCAGCAAGGTAGAGTAATCAGGTTTTATTGCAGTATTAAAAATCCTGATGGAAGCATGTTTTGGGGAGATACAAGAGGGATACTTAAATCGGTGGTGGAAAATGTAAGGCAGAAGGGATATTCATGCATGGTTGGGGCAGAATGTGAATTTTACCTTTTTAAAACTGATGAAAACGGAGATCCTACCACTGTTCCTTATGATAACGGAGGTTATTTGGATGTTTATCCTCTGGATAAAGGTGAAAACATTCGCCGGGAAATTTGCCTTTGTCTTGAGGAAATGGGAATCAAGCCTGAAACATCCCATCATGAGCAGGGACCAGGACAAAACGAAATTGATTTTAAGTTTTCAGATGCATTAAGCTGTGCAGACAACTTTATTACCTTTAAACAGGTGGTCAAGAGCATTGCTGCAAGAAATGGATTATTTGCTTCCTTTTCTCCAAAACCATTACCTGATAAATGTGGTAATGGGCTACACATTAATTTGTCCCTGTCGCAAAACGGTTATAATGTGTTTGAACTGGTGGGGAAAGGCAATACGAATGCAGCGGAGAGTTTTATTGCAGGTGTGCTTGAAAAAACGCCTGAGATAACCCTGTTTTTAAATCCTTTGCCAAACTCTTACGAACGCTTGGGGGCTCTCGAGGCGCCAAAATATGTATCCTGGTCCAGAGGCAACCGTTCTCAGCTTGTTAGAATTCCTACAGCCAAGGGTGAAAGGATGCGTATGGAATTGAGATCGCCCGATCCTTCTACAAATCCCTATCTTGCCTTTGCTCTTGTAATAAGTGCAGGGTTTTACGGAATAGATAATAATTTGAGACTTCCTGAAAGTGTAAATGTGGATCTCTATAACGCTGACGAGAGCATAACCGGCAGGTTGACGCAACTGCCTCAAAATATGGATGAGGCTTTAAGGCTCGTCCAAAAATCAGACTTTGTAAGAAGTGTGTTAAATGCAGAGATAATTGACAAGTTCATTAATTTGAAGACTCAGGAAATGAAGAACTATAATTTGGCTTTCGATAAAAATAAATATTTTATTGATAATTATTTTAAAGTTATTTAA
- a CDS encoding glutamine synthetase type III, producing the protein MANSNIKDIFGSMVFGDEAMKECLPKDIYSALKKTIANGTHLELDVANVVATAMKEWAIEKGATHFTHWFQPMTGITAEKHDSFIVPDGQGKAIIDFSGKSLIKGEPDASSFPSGGLRTTFEARGYTAWDPTSYAFIKDNTLCIPTAFCSYSGEALDNKTPLLRSMQALNNQALRILRLFDITDAKRVVSLVGPEQEYFLIDKNIYQKRPDLMFCGRTLFGARPPKGQEMEDHYFGAIKNRVNAFMRELDEELWKLGVFAKTEHNEVAPAQHELAPFHSEANIATDHNQLIMELMKSIAAKHNLACLLHEKPFAGINGSGKHINWSLSTDTGINLLEPGDTPFENAQFLLFLVAVIKAVDDYQDLLRVSVASAGNDHRLGGNEAPPAIVSIFLGDELTEILNALENDTLYVGKSKTLMEIGATVLPHFPKDTTDRNRTSPFAFTGNKFEFRMLGSSFSTAGPIIVLNTIVAEVLRQFADELEKSSDFRSDLNKLIKKTIKNHKRIIFNGNGYDSSWVKEAEERGLLNLKTTPEALATFIHPKNVEMFIRHHVLTEHEIHSRYEIWLENYSKTINIEALTMIDMVYKQIIPAVIGYENELAELIIRKKAVNANITTKPEEELLSKISRLSECLVKRLEHLVEQTIAVKEIKDNLELARAYREKVFMAMSELRLVVDELETLVSSKYWKIPTYAEILYSVSE; encoded by the coding sequence TTGGCAAACAGTAATATTAAAGATATTTTCGGAAGTATGGTATTTGGAGATGAAGCGATGAAAGAGTGCCTGCCAAAGGATATTTACAGTGCACTTAAGAAAACTATTGCCAACGGTACTCACTTAGAGCTTGATGTTGCTAACGTTGTGGCAACTGCCATGAAAGAATGGGCAATAGAAAAAGGTGCTACTCATTTTACCCATTGGTTCCAGCCTATGACAGGTATAACCGCCGAAAAACATGACAGCTTTATTGTCCCTGATGGGCAAGGAAAGGCGATCATAGATTTTTCAGGTAAATCCCTGATAAAAGGTGAACCGGATGCTTCAAGCTTTCCGTCAGGAGGACTCCGTACCACATTTGAAGCTAGAGGATATACAGCATGGGATCCGACTTCTTACGCCTTTATAAAAGATAATACCCTGTGCATACCTACAGCCTTTTGTTCATACAGCGGGGAAGCCCTTGACAATAAGACACCCCTTTTACGCTCCATGCAGGCACTTAATAATCAGGCATTACGTATATTGCGTTTATTTGACATAACAGATGCAAAGCGCGTAGTTTCTCTGGTAGGTCCCGAGCAAGAGTATTTCTTGATTGACAAGAACATTTATCAAAAAAGGCCTGATCTTATGTTCTGCGGCAGGACCCTTTTCGGTGCCCGCCCGCCCAAAGGCCAGGAAATGGAAGACCATTATTTTGGCGCGATAAAGAATCGTGTTAATGCATTTATGCGTGAACTGGATGAGGAATTATGGAAGCTGGGGGTATTTGCAAAAACAGAGCATAACGAAGTAGCTCCCGCCCAGCACGAACTTGCGCCCTTCCATTCCGAGGCCAATATAGCAACAGACCATAATCAGCTAATTATGGAACTTATGAAAAGCATCGCGGCAAAGCATAATTTAGCATGCCTCTTGCATGAAAAACCTTTTGCAGGAATAAACGGCAGCGGAAAACACATAAACTGGTCCTTGTCCACTGATACAGGAATCAATTTGCTGGAGCCCGGAGATACACCTTTTGAAAATGCACAGTTCCTGTTATTCCTTGTAGCAGTTATTAAAGCAGTAGACGATTATCAGGATCTCCTGCGTGTCTCGGTTGCAAGTGCCGGGAATGACCACCGTCTTGGCGGAAACGAAGCACCACCTGCCATTGTTTCAATATTTTTGGGAGATGAACTTACTGAAATTCTAAATGCTCTGGAAAACGATACGCTATACGTAGGTAAAAGTAAAACTCTTATGGAAATTGGAGCAACAGTACTGCCTCATTTCCCGAAAGATACAACAGACCGTAACCGTACTTCGCCCTTTGCATTCACAGGAAACAAGTTTGAATTTCGTATGCTAGGCTCATCTTTTTCCACTGCAGGTCCAATAATTGTATTAAATACCATTGTAGCTGAAGTTTTAAGACAGTTTGCTGATGAGCTTGAAAAAAGCAGTGATTTTAGGTCAGATTTAAATAAACTAATCAAGAAAACCATAAAGAATCATAAACGCATTATTTTTAACGGCAACGGATATGACAGTTCCTGGGTAAAGGAAGCTGAGGAAAGAGGTTTATTAAATTTAAAAACCACACCCGAAGCCTTAGCTACATTTATTCACCCTAAAAATGTGGAAATGTTCATTCGCCATCATGTGTTAACAGAACATGAAATCCATTCACGTTATGAAATCTGGCTTGAGAATTACTCTAAAACCATTAATATTGAAGCTCTTACAATGATCGACATGGTTTATAAGCAGATTATTCCAGCAGTCATCGGCTACGAGAATGAACTGGCTGAATTAATCATTCGTAAAAAAGCAGTTAATGCTAATATAACTACAAAACCTGAAGAAGAACTGTTAAGTAAAATATCCAGGCTTTCAGAATGTTTAGTAAAAAGGTTGGAGCATCTTGTTGAACAAACAATAGCAGTCAAGGAAATCAAAGATAATCTGGAACTTGCCAGGGCATACCGTGAAAAAGTATTTATGGCAATGAGCGAACTCAGGCTCGTTGTTGATGAACTAGAAACCCTTGTCAGCAGCAAATATTGGAAAATTCCAACCTATGCAGAAATTCTGTACAGTGTAAGTGAATAA